The following proteins are encoded in a genomic region of Oreochromis aureus strain Israel breed Guangdong linkage group 8, ZZ_aureus, whole genome shotgun sequence:
- the LOC116319880 gene encoding liprin-alpha-3-like isoform X3, with protein MMMCEVMPTISEDGRSGTGGGPTSPASAGIGGPGGAMGGGGFSGREPRGGGDEGGSTGNLESLMVNMLTERERLLENLRETQESLGTAQLRLRELGHEKESLQRQLSIALPQEFAVLTKELNVCREQLLEREEEIAELKAERNNTRLLLEHLECLVSRHERSLRMTVVKRQAQSPAGVSSEVEVLKALKSLFEHHKALDEKVRERLRVALERVSMLEDQLAASSQEVISLRDQIKRRQQGVDGGKDRLPNGPSSGLEDGELDRQREGEIERQRAELSQLRERLALMCRQVGEIEEQLAAARREVTKSEEANQKLQREVKEALCQREDMEERITTLERRYLSAQREATSLHDIKDKLENELASKESLHRQSEEKNRQLQERLDEAKQKLQQTLQRAETLPEIEAQLAQRVAALNKAEERHGNFEERLRQMEAQLEEKNQELQRARQREKMNDEHNKRLSDTVDKLLSESNERLQLHLKERMAALEEKNALSEELANMKKIQDDLLANKEQLIAELERVQLELDQLRGRPGSSYSRAGSVSSLPSTLFRRSLPGSASELRYPQGGGSLPAGYGSSSSGVVVRRHRGRWGPPRDDSNKYGEWDSSTMLGPGFEGGVEGGCSDDEDDRETMFGSELLSPSGQTDVQTLAIMLQEQLEAINKEIKLIQEEKESTELRAEEIESRVSSVALDASPLPPSSLGGRDSVGRGYMTPSITSSTLASPSPPSSGHSTPRLPHSPARESDKQNNKDGEECRALALIDSTPPPVPRALRLDRMTHTHPGAGLDDHREFRSLSADGATTASQDSLHKASKKKSIKSSIGRLFGKKEKGRIGAPGRESASLASTPSDDLGSADPLGLAKLGTGTVEKDRRSKKKHDLLEEACRQGLPFASWDGPTVVTWLELWVGMPAWYVAACRANVKSGAIMANLSDTEIQREIGISNPLHRLKLRLAIQEMVSLTSPSAPASTRSSTSNIWMTHAEMESLTAATKPACLATPFPCCSLKISFDVVFSI; from the exons ATGATGATGTGCGAGGTGATGCCCACCATATCCGAAGATGGGCGAAGTGGCACAGGTGGAGGCCCCACCTCACCCGCCAGCGCGGGAATCGGAGGCCCGGGAGGAGCCATGGGTGGAGGAGGATTCAGTGGCAGGGAGCCCAGAGGTGGAGGAGATGAAGGAGGCAGCACAGGGAACCTGGAGTCTCTAATGGTCAACATGCTGACAGAAAGGGAAAGGCTGCTGGAGAACCTGAGGGAGACGCAGGAGAGCCTGGGTACAGCTCAGCTCCGCCTCCGTGAGCTTGGCCATGAAAAGGAATCCCTTCAGAGGCAGCTATCAATTGCTCTGCCACAG GAGTTTGCTGTGTTGACTAAAGAGCTGAACGTTTGCCGGGAGCAGCTTctagagagggaggaggagatcgctgagctgaaggcagaaagaaacaacacaCGT TTGTTGCTGGAACACCTGGAGTGTCTTGTGTCTCGCCATGAGCGCAGTTTGAGGATGACGGTGGTGAAGAGACAAGCCCAGTCCCCTGCAGGGGTCTCCAGTGAGGTGGAAGTCCTCAAGGCCCTCAAATCCCTGTTTGAGCACCACAAGGCCCTGGATGAAAAG GTTCGAGAAAGGCTCCGTGTGGCCCTTGAGAGGGTGTCCATGCTAGAAGATCAACTCGCAGCGTCTTCTCAAGAG GTAATCTCTTTAAGAGACCAAATTAAAAGACGTCAGCAAGGGGTGGACGGCGGGAAAGAT CGACTGCCCAATGGTCCTTCCTCTGGCCTGGAGGATGGGGAGCttgacagacagagagaagggGAGATAGAGCGGCAGAGAGCTGAACTCTCCCAGCTGAGGGAGAGGCTGGCCCTCATGTGCCGGCAG GTCGGGGAAATAGAGGAACAGCTTGCCGCCGCCAGGAGGGAGGTGACGAAGTCAGAGGAGGCCAATCAGAAGCTCCAAAGGGAAGTGAAAGAG GCCCTTTGCCAAAGAGAGGACATGGAGGAGAGGATTACAACACTAGAACGAag GTACCTCAGCGCCCAGAGGGAGGCGACTTCTCTCCATGATATCAAAGACAAGCTGGAAAATGAGCTGGCGAGCAAGGAGTCCCTGCACAGACAG AGCGAAGAAAAGAACAGACAGCTACAGGAGCGTCTGGATGAGGCGAAACAGAAGCTCCAGCAGACCCTGCAGAGGGCAGAGACATTACCTGAGATCGAGGCCCAGCTTGCACAAAGAGTGGCTGCTCTCAACAAG GCTGAAGAACGTCACGGAAACTTTGAGGAGCGACTACGACAAATGGAAGCTCAACTTGAGGAGAAGAACCAAGAGCTGCAGAGG GCCAGGCAGAGGGAGAAGATGAATGACGAACACAACAAACGCCTCTCAGACACGGTGGACAAGCTTCTGTCAGAGTCCAATGAGAGACTTCAGCTGCATCTCAAAGAAAGAATGGCAGCACTAGAAGAGAAG AATGCTCTTTCTGAGGAACTGGCCAATATGAAGAAAATCCAAGATGATCTTCTTGCTAATAAG GAGCAGCTGATTGCTGAGCTGGAGCGAGTCCAACTGGAGCTGGATCAGCTGAGAGGAAGGCCAGGCTCTTCCTATTCCAG GGCGGGCAGCGTGAGCTCACTTCCCTCCACCCTTTTTCGAAGATCTCTTCCAGGGAGTGCCTCGGAGCTGCGGTACCCTCAGGGTGGAGGCTCACTCCCAGCCGGCTATGGCAGCTCCTCTAGTGGGGTCGTGGTCAGGCGTCACCGTGGCCGTTGGGGTCCTCCTAGAGATGATAGTAACAAG TATGGAGAGTGGGACAGCAGCACTATGCTGGGTCCTGGGTTTGAGGGCGGCGTGGAGGGAGGCTGCTCTGATGATGAAGACGATCGGGAGACTATGTTCGGGTCAGAGCTGCTCTCTCCCAGCGGGCAGACAGATGTACAGACTTTGGCCATCATGCTACAGGAGCAACTGGAGGCCATTAATAAAGAGATTAA GCTGattcaggaagaaaaagagagcacaGAGCTGAGGGCAGAAGAGATTGAGAGTCGGGTCAGCAGCGTAGCCCTCGATGCCTCACCTCTTCCACCCTCTTCACTGGGTGGACGTGACAGTGTCGGGAGGGGCTACATGACTCCCTCCATCACCTCTTCCACGTTGGCGTCACCCTCGCCACCCAGTTCTGGACATTCCACCCCCCGCCTGCCCCATTCACCTGCTAGGGAGAGCGATAAGCAG AACAACAAAGACGGTGAAGAATGCAGAGCACTCGCCCTGATTGACTCCACCCCTCCGCCTGTTCCTCGAGCCCTACGGTTGGACCGAATGACACACACTCACCCGGGGGCAGGCCTTGATGATCACCGAGAATTTCGCAG TCTCTCTGCTGACGGTGCCACCACAGCTAGCCAGGATTCCCTTCACAAAGccagcaaaaagaaaagcatcaaaTCCTCTATTGGTCGTCTCTTtggcaaaaaggaaaaaggacgGATTGGTGCACCTGGACGTGAATCTGCCTCACTGG CCTCCACACCCTCTGATGACCTGGGTTCAGCTGATCCATTAGGTCTGGCTAAACTTGGAACTGGAACAGTGGAAAAAGATCGCCGCAGCAAAAAGAA GCATGACTTATTAGAGGAGGCATGTCGTCAGGGTCTGCCTTTCGCCTCATGGGATGGCCCGACTGTTGTTACGTGGCTTGAG CTGTGGGTCGGGATGCCAGCATGGTATGTGGCAGCATGTCGCGCCAACGTGAAGAGCGGCGCCATCATGGCCAACCTGTCGGACACAGAGATCCAGAGGGAGATCGGCATCAGCAACCCTCTACACAGACTCAAACTTCGCCTGGCCATTCAGGAAATGGTCTCCCTCACCAGTCCGTCTGCACCCGCAAGCACTCGCTCT TCAACAAGTAACATTTGGATGACGCACGCTGAGATGGAGTCTCTCACTGCTGCCACCAAACCA GCATGTTTGGCTACACCTTTCCCTTGCTGTTCCctaaaaatcagttttgatGTAGTGTTTTCCATCTAA
- the LOC116319880 gene encoding liprin-alpha-3-like isoform X1, which yields MMMCEVMPTISEDGRSGTGGGPTSPASAGIGGPGGAMGGGGFSGREPRGGGDEGGSTGNLESLMVNMLTERERLLENLRETQESLGTAQLRLRELGHEKESLQRQLSIALPQEFAVLTKELNVCREQLLEREEEIAELKAERNNTRLLLEHLECLVSRHERSLRMTVVKRQAQSPAGVSSEVEVLKALKSLFEHHKALDEKVRERLRVALERVSMLEDQLAASSQEVISLRDQIKRRQQGVDGGKDRLPNGPSSGLEDGELDRQREGEIERQRAELSQLRERLALMCRQVGEIEEQLAAARREVTKSEEANQKLQREVKEALCQREDMEERITTLERRYLSAQREATSLHDIKDKLENELASKESLHRQSEEKNRQLQERLDEAKQKLQQTLQRAETLPEIEAQLAQRVAALNKAEERHGNFEERLRQMEAQLEEKNQELQRARQREKMNDEHNKRLSDTVDKLLSESNERLQLHLKERMAALEEKNALSEELANMKKIQDDLLANKEQLIAELERVQLELDQLRGRPGSSYSRAGSVSSLPSTLFRRSLPGSASELRYPQGGGSLPAGYGSSSSGVVVRRHRGRWGPPRDDSNKYGEWDSSTMLGPGFEGGVEGGCSDDEDDRETMFGSELLSPSGQTDVQTLAIMLQEQLEAINKEIKLIQEEKESTELRAEEIESRVSSVALDASPLPPSSLGGRDSVGRGYMTPSITSSTLASPSPPSSGHSTPRLPHSPARESDKQNNKDGEECRALALIDSTPPPVPRALRLDRMTHTHPGAGLDDHREFRSLSADGATTASQDSLHKASKKKSIKSSIGRLFGKKEKGRIGAPGRESASLASTPSDDLGSADPLGLAKLGTGTVEKDRRSKKKHDLLEEACRQGLPFASWDGPTVVTWLELWVGMPAWYVAACRANVKSGAIMANLSDTEIQREIGISNPLHRLKLRLAIQEMVSLTSPSAPASTRSSTSNIWMTHAEMESLTAATKPEQKEFSWDQILAYGDMNHEWVGNEWLPSLGLPQYRSYFMESLVDARMLDHLTKKELRGQLKMVDSFHRVSLHYGIMCLKRLNYDRKELERRRDESQHQNQDVMVWSNERVMCWVQSIGLKEFADNLLESGVHGALLALDDTFDYTDLALLLQIPNQNTQARQLLEKEYNNLISMGTERRPDEDGTKTFTRSPSWRKMFREKDLRGVTSDSSETLPANFRASAISTPSVTLRKVQSEANSGPRAESGSVRTYSC from the exons ATGATGATGTGCGAGGTGATGCCCACCATATCCGAAGATGGGCGAAGTGGCACAGGTGGAGGCCCCACCTCACCCGCCAGCGCGGGAATCGGAGGCCCGGGAGGAGCCATGGGTGGAGGAGGATTCAGTGGCAGGGAGCCCAGAGGTGGAGGAGATGAAGGAGGCAGCACAGGGAACCTGGAGTCTCTAATGGTCAACATGCTGACAGAAAGGGAAAGGCTGCTGGAGAACCTGAGGGAGACGCAGGAGAGCCTGGGTACAGCTCAGCTCCGCCTCCGTGAGCTTGGCCATGAAAAGGAATCCCTTCAGAGGCAGCTATCAATTGCTCTGCCACAG GAGTTTGCTGTGTTGACTAAAGAGCTGAACGTTTGCCGGGAGCAGCTTctagagagggaggaggagatcgctgagctgaaggcagaaagaaacaacacaCGT TTGTTGCTGGAACACCTGGAGTGTCTTGTGTCTCGCCATGAGCGCAGTTTGAGGATGACGGTGGTGAAGAGACAAGCCCAGTCCCCTGCAGGGGTCTCCAGTGAGGTGGAAGTCCTCAAGGCCCTCAAATCCCTGTTTGAGCACCACAAGGCCCTGGATGAAAAG GTTCGAGAAAGGCTCCGTGTGGCCCTTGAGAGGGTGTCCATGCTAGAAGATCAACTCGCAGCGTCTTCTCAAGAG GTAATCTCTTTAAGAGACCAAATTAAAAGACGTCAGCAAGGGGTGGACGGCGGGAAAGAT CGACTGCCCAATGGTCCTTCCTCTGGCCTGGAGGATGGGGAGCttgacagacagagagaagggGAGATAGAGCGGCAGAGAGCTGAACTCTCCCAGCTGAGGGAGAGGCTGGCCCTCATGTGCCGGCAG GTCGGGGAAATAGAGGAACAGCTTGCCGCCGCCAGGAGGGAGGTGACGAAGTCAGAGGAGGCCAATCAGAAGCTCCAAAGGGAAGTGAAAGAG GCCCTTTGCCAAAGAGAGGACATGGAGGAGAGGATTACAACACTAGAACGAag GTACCTCAGCGCCCAGAGGGAGGCGACTTCTCTCCATGATATCAAAGACAAGCTGGAAAATGAGCTGGCGAGCAAGGAGTCCCTGCACAGACAG AGCGAAGAAAAGAACAGACAGCTACAGGAGCGTCTGGATGAGGCGAAACAGAAGCTCCAGCAGACCCTGCAGAGGGCAGAGACATTACCTGAGATCGAGGCCCAGCTTGCACAAAGAGTGGCTGCTCTCAACAAG GCTGAAGAACGTCACGGAAACTTTGAGGAGCGACTACGACAAATGGAAGCTCAACTTGAGGAGAAGAACCAAGAGCTGCAGAGG GCCAGGCAGAGGGAGAAGATGAATGACGAACACAACAAACGCCTCTCAGACACGGTGGACAAGCTTCTGTCAGAGTCCAATGAGAGACTTCAGCTGCATCTCAAAGAAAGAATGGCAGCACTAGAAGAGAAG AATGCTCTTTCTGAGGAACTGGCCAATATGAAGAAAATCCAAGATGATCTTCTTGCTAATAAG GAGCAGCTGATTGCTGAGCTGGAGCGAGTCCAACTGGAGCTGGATCAGCTGAGAGGAAGGCCAGGCTCTTCCTATTCCAG GGCGGGCAGCGTGAGCTCACTTCCCTCCACCCTTTTTCGAAGATCTCTTCCAGGGAGTGCCTCGGAGCTGCGGTACCCTCAGGGTGGAGGCTCACTCCCAGCCGGCTATGGCAGCTCCTCTAGTGGGGTCGTGGTCAGGCGTCACCGTGGCCGTTGGGGTCCTCCTAGAGATGATAGTAACAAG TATGGAGAGTGGGACAGCAGCACTATGCTGGGTCCTGGGTTTGAGGGCGGCGTGGAGGGAGGCTGCTCTGATGATGAAGACGATCGGGAGACTATGTTCGGGTCAGAGCTGCTCTCTCCCAGCGGGCAGACAGATGTACAGACTTTGGCCATCATGCTACAGGAGCAACTGGAGGCCATTAATAAAGAGATTAA GCTGattcaggaagaaaaagagagcacaGAGCTGAGGGCAGAAGAGATTGAGAGTCGGGTCAGCAGCGTAGCCCTCGATGCCTCACCTCTTCCACCCTCTTCACTGGGTGGACGTGACAGTGTCGGGAGGGGCTACATGACTCCCTCCATCACCTCTTCCACGTTGGCGTCACCCTCGCCACCCAGTTCTGGACATTCCACCCCCCGCCTGCCCCATTCACCTGCTAGGGAGAGCGATAAGCAG AACAACAAAGACGGTGAAGAATGCAGAGCACTCGCCCTGATTGACTCCACCCCTCCGCCTGTTCCTCGAGCCCTACGGTTGGACCGAATGACACACACTCACCCGGGGGCAGGCCTTGATGATCACCGAGAATTTCGCAG TCTCTCTGCTGACGGTGCCACCACAGCTAGCCAGGATTCCCTTCACAAAGccagcaaaaagaaaagcatcaaaTCCTCTATTGGTCGTCTCTTtggcaaaaaggaaaaaggacgGATTGGTGCACCTGGACGTGAATCTGCCTCACTGG CCTCCACACCCTCTGATGACCTGGGTTCAGCTGATCCATTAGGTCTGGCTAAACTTGGAACTGGAACAGTGGAAAAAGATCGCCGCAGCAAAAAGAA GCATGACTTATTAGAGGAGGCATGTCGTCAGGGTCTGCCTTTCGCCTCATGGGATGGCCCGACTGTTGTTACGTGGCTTGAG CTGTGGGTCGGGATGCCAGCATGGTATGTGGCAGCATGTCGCGCCAACGTGAAGAGCGGCGCCATCATGGCCAACCTGTCGGACACAGAGATCCAGAGGGAGATCGGCATCAGCAACCCTCTACACAGACTCAAACTTCGCCTGGCCATTCAGGAAATGGTCTCCCTCACCAGTCCGTCTGCACCCGCAAGCACTCGCTCT TCAACAAGTAACATTTGGATGACGCACGCTGAGATGGAGTCTCTCACTGCTGCCACCAAACCA GAGCAGAAGGAGTTCAGCTGGGATCAG ATCCTGGCCTATGGAGACATGAACCATGAGTGGGTGGGAAATGAATGGCTGCCCAGCCTGGGTCTACCCCAGTACCGCTCTTACTTCATGGAATCGCTGGTTGATGCTCGCATGCTCGATCACCTCACCAAGAAAGAATTGAGGGGCCAGCTGAAGATGGTGGACAGTTTCCACAG GGTGAGCCTTCACTATGGCATCATGTGCTTGAAGCGCTTGAACTATGATAGAAAGGAgctggagaggaggagggatgAGAGCCAACATCAGAACCAAG ATGTGATGGTGTGGTCCAATGAGCGAGTGATGTGCTGGGTGCAGTCTATCGGTCTAAAAGAATTTGCTGACAACCTGTTAGAAAGTGGGGTCCATGGGGCTCTGCTGGCACTGGATGACACCTTTGACTACACTGACCTGGCCCTCCTTCTTCAGATACCAAATCAGAACACACAG GCAAGGCAGCTCCTAGAGAAAGAGTACAATAATCTCATCTCCATGGGAACAGAGAGGAGGCCCGATGAG GACGGCACAAAAACATTCACACGGTCACCGTCATGGAGGAAGATGTTTAGGGAGAAAGACCTCCGTGGCGTGACCTCCGATTCCTCAGAAACATTACCTGCCAACTTCCGTGCCTCTGCCATCTCGACCCCGTCTGTCACCCTGAGAAAAGTCCAGAGTGAAG CAAACTCTGGTCCAAGAGCAGAGTCGGGGTCTGTGAGAACATATTcctgctaa
- the LOC116319880 gene encoding liprin-alpha-3-like isoform X2: MMMCEVMPTISEDGRSGTGGGPTSPASAGIGGPGGAMGGGGFSGREPRGGGDEGGSTGNLESLMVNMLTERERLLENLRETQESLGTAQLRLRELGHEKESLQRQLSIALPQEFAVLTKELNVCREQLLEREEEIAELKAERNNTRLLLEHLECLVSRHERSLRMTVVKRQAQSPAGVSSEVEVLKALKSLFEHHKALDEKVRERLRVALERVSMLEDQLAASSQERLPNGPSSGLEDGELDRQREGEIERQRAELSQLRERLALMCRQVGEIEEQLAAARREVTKSEEANQKLQREVKEALCQREDMEERITTLERRYLSAQREATSLHDIKDKLENELASKESLHRQSEEKNRQLQERLDEAKQKLQQTLQRAETLPEIEAQLAQRVAALNKAEERHGNFEERLRQMEAQLEEKNQELQRARQREKMNDEHNKRLSDTVDKLLSESNERLQLHLKERMAALEEKNALSEELANMKKIQDDLLANKEQLIAELERVQLELDQLRGRPGSSYSRAGSVSSLPSTLFRRSLPGSASELRYPQGGGSLPAGYGSSSSGVVVRRHRGRWGPPRDDSNKYGEWDSSTMLGPGFEGGVEGGCSDDEDDRETMFGSELLSPSGQTDVQTLAIMLQEQLEAINKEIKLIQEEKESTELRAEEIESRVSSVALDASPLPPSSLGGRDSVGRGYMTPSITSSTLASPSPPSSGHSTPRLPHSPARESDKQNNKDGEECRALALIDSTPPPVPRALRLDRMTHTHPGAGLDDHREFRSLSADGATTASQDSLHKASKKKSIKSSIGRLFGKKEKGRIGAPGRESASLASTPSDDLGSADPLGLAKLGTGTVEKDRRSKKKHDLLEEACRQGLPFASWDGPTVVTWLELWVGMPAWYVAACRANVKSGAIMANLSDTEIQREIGISNPLHRLKLRLAIQEMVSLTSPSAPASTRSSTSNIWMTHAEMESLTAATKPEQKEFSWDQILAYGDMNHEWVGNEWLPSLGLPQYRSYFMESLVDARMLDHLTKKELRGQLKMVDSFHRVSLHYGIMCLKRLNYDRKELERRRDESQHQNQDVMVWSNERVMCWVQSIGLKEFADNLLESGVHGALLALDDTFDYTDLALLLQIPNQNTQARQLLEKEYNNLISMGTERRPDEDGTKTFTRSPSWRKMFREKDLRGVTSDSSETLPANFRASAISTPSVTLRKVQSEANSGPRAESGSVRTYSC, from the exons ATGATGATGTGCGAGGTGATGCCCACCATATCCGAAGATGGGCGAAGTGGCACAGGTGGAGGCCCCACCTCACCCGCCAGCGCGGGAATCGGAGGCCCGGGAGGAGCCATGGGTGGAGGAGGATTCAGTGGCAGGGAGCCCAGAGGTGGAGGAGATGAAGGAGGCAGCACAGGGAACCTGGAGTCTCTAATGGTCAACATGCTGACAGAAAGGGAAAGGCTGCTGGAGAACCTGAGGGAGACGCAGGAGAGCCTGGGTACAGCTCAGCTCCGCCTCCGTGAGCTTGGCCATGAAAAGGAATCCCTTCAGAGGCAGCTATCAATTGCTCTGCCACAG GAGTTTGCTGTGTTGACTAAAGAGCTGAACGTTTGCCGGGAGCAGCTTctagagagggaggaggagatcgctgagctgaaggcagaaagaaacaacacaCGT TTGTTGCTGGAACACCTGGAGTGTCTTGTGTCTCGCCATGAGCGCAGTTTGAGGATGACGGTGGTGAAGAGACAAGCCCAGTCCCCTGCAGGGGTCTCCAGTGAGGTGGAAGTCCTCAAGGCCCTCAAATCCCTGTTTGAGCACCACAAGGCCCTGGATGAAAAG GTTCGAGAAAGGCTCCGTGTGGCCCTTGAGAGGGTGTCCATGCTAGAAGATCAACTCGCAGCGTCTTCTCAAGAG CGACTGCCCAATGGTCCTTCCTCTGGCCTGGAGGATGGGGAGCttgacagacagagagaagggGAGATAGAGCGGCAGAGAGCTGAACTCTCCCAGCTGAGGGAGAGGCTGGCCCTCATGTGCCGGCAG GTCGGGGAAATAGAGGAACAGCTTGCCGCCGCCAGGAGGGAGGTGACGAAGTCAGAGGAGGCCAATCAGAAGCTCCAAAGGGAAGTGAAAGAG GCCCTTTGCCAAAGAGAGGACATGGAGGAGAGGATTACAACACTAGAACGAag GTACCTCAGCGCCCAGAGGGAGGCGACTTCTCTCCATGATATCAAAGACAAGCTGGAAAATGAGCTGGCGAGCAAGGAGTCCCTGCACAGACAG AGCGAAGAAAAGAACAGACAGCTACAGGAGCGTCTGGATGAGGCGAAACAGAAGCTCCAGCAGACCCTGCAGAGGGCAGAGACATTACCTGAGATCGAGGCCCAGCTTGCACAAAGAGTGGCTGCTCTCAACAAG GCTGAAGAACGTCACGGAAACTTTGAGGAGCGACTACGACAAATGGAAGCTCAACTTGAGGAGAAGAACCAAGAGCTGCAGAGG GCCAGGCAGAGGGAGAAGATGAATGACGAACACAACAAACGCCTCTCAGACACGGTGGACAAGCTTCTGTCAGAGTCCAATGAGAGACTTCAGCTGCATCTCAAAGAAAGAATGGCAGCACTAGAAGAGAAG AATGCTCTTTCTGAGGAACTGGCCAATATGAAGAAAATCCAAGATGATCTTCTTGCTAATAAG GAGCAGCTGATTGCTGAGCTGGAGCGAGTCCAACTGGAGCTGGATCAGCTGAGAGGAAGGCCAGGCTCTTCCTATTCCAG GGCGGGCAGCGTGAGCTCACTTCCCTCCACCCTTTTTCGAAGATCTCTTCCAGGGAGTGCCTCGGAGCTGCGGTACCCTCAGGGTGGAGGCTCACTCCCAGCCGGCTATGGCAGCTCCTCTAGTGGGGTCGTGGTCAGGCGTCACCGTGGCCGTTGGGGTCCTCCTAGAGATGATAGTAACAAG TATGGAGAGTGGGACAGCAGCACTATGCTGGGTCCTGGGTTTGAGGGCGGCGTGGAGGGAGGCTGCTCTGATGATGAAGACGATCGGGAGACTATGTTCGGGTCAGAGCTGCTCTCTCCCAGCGGGCAGACAGATGTACAGACTTTGGCCATCATGCTACAGGAGCAACTGGAGGCCATTAATAAAGAGATTAA GCTGattcaggaagaaaaagagagcacaGAGCTGAGGGCAGAAGAGATTGAGAGTCGGGTCAGCAGCGTAGCCCTCGATGCCTCACCTCTTCCACCCTCTTCACTGGGTGGACGTGACAGTGTCGGGAGGGGCTACATGACTCCCTCCATCACCTCTTCCACGTTGGCGTCACCCTCGCCACCCAGTTCTGGACATTCCACCCCCCGCCTGCCCCATTCACCTGCTAGGGAGAGCGATAAGCAG AACAACAAAGACGGTGAAGAATGCAGAGCACTCGCCCTGATTGACTCCACCCCTCCGCCTGTTCCTCGAGCCCTACGGTTGGACCGAATGACACACACTCACCCGGGGGCAGGCCTTGATGATCACCGAGAATTTCGCAG TCTCTCTGCTGACGGTGCCACCACAGCTAGCCAGGATTCCCTTCACAAAGccagcaaaaagaaaagcatcaaaTCCTCTATTGGTCGTCTCTTtggcaaaaaggaaaaaggacgGATTGGTGCACCTGGACGTGAATCTGCCTCACTGG CCTCCACACCCTCTGATGACCTGGGTTCAGCTGATCCATTAGGTCTGGCTAAACTTGGAACTGGAACAGTGGAAAAAGATCGCCGCAGCAAAAAGAA GCATGACTTATTAGAGGAGGCATGTCGTCAGGGTCTGCCTTTCGCCTCATGGGATGGCCCGACTGTTGTTACGTGGCTTGAG CTGTGGGTCGGGATGCCAGCATGGTATGTGGCAGCATGTCGCGCCAACGTGAAGAGCGGCGCCATCATGGCCAACCTGTCGGACACAGAGATCCAGAGGGAGATCGGCATCAGCAACCCTCTACACAGACTCAAACTTCGCCTGGCCATTCAGGAAATGGTCTCCCTCACCAGTCCGTCTGCACCCGCAAGCACTCGCTCT TCAACAAGTAACATTTGGATGACGCACGCTGAGATGGAGTCTCTCACTGCTGCCACCAAACCA GAGCAGAAGGAGTTCAGCTGGGATCAG ATCCTGGCCTATGGAGACATGAACCATGAGTGGGTGGGAAATGAATGGCTGCCCAGCCTGGGTCTACCCCAGTACCGCTCTTACTTCATGGAATCGCTGGTTGATGCTCGCATGCTCGATCACCTCACCAAGAAAGAATTGAGGGGCCAGCTGAAGATGGTGGACAGTTTCCACAG GGTGAGCCTTCACTATGGCATCATGTGCTTGAAGCGCTTGAACTATGATAGAAAGGAgctggagaggaggagggatgAGAGCCAACATCAGAACCAAG ATGTGATGGTGTGGTCCAATGAGCGAGTGATGTGCTGGGTGCAGTCTATCGGTCTAAAAGAATTTGCTGACAACCTGTTAGAAAGTGGGGTCCATGGGGCTCTGCTGGCACTGGATGACACCTTTGACTACACTGACCTGGCCCTCCTTCTTCAGATACCAAATCAGAACACACAG GCAAGGCAGCTCCTAGAGAAAGAGTACAATAATCTCATCTCCATGGGAACAGAGAGGAGGCCCGATGAG GACGGCACAAAAACATTCACACGGTCACCGTCATGGAGGAAGATGTTTAGGGAGAAAGACCTCCGTGGCGTGACCTCCGATTCCTCAGAAACATTACCTGCCAACTTCCGTGCCTCTGCCATCTCGACCCCGTCTGTCACCCTGAGAAAAGTCCAGAGTGAAG CAAACTCTGGTCCAAGAGCAGAGTCGGGGTCTGTGAGAACATATTcctgctaa